The Anomaloglossus baeobatrachus isolate aAnoBae1 chromosome 4, aAnoBae1.hap1, whole genome shotgun sequence genome contains the following window.
GCTATGTATGCATTCTGGGTGGAAACCTTCTCATTATCCTATTGGTGACCATTGTTGACCACCTCAAAACCCCAATGTTTCTCTTTCTGAAACATTTATCCATAGCAGACGTCTTACTGACCACAAGCGTAATCCCCATGATGCTGGGTTTGATACTTGTTGAGGAGGGAATTTTGACACTTTGGGGCTGTCTGATACAGCTTTTTGCCTTTGGTATCTTTGGATTTATTCAATGTTTCCTTATTGTCATCATGTCTTTTGATCGATATTTGGCCATCTGCCGTCCATTACGTTATTCCTCACTAATGAGTCCAGATCTTTGCCTTCAGTTGGTCATTGGGTCTTGGTGTTTGGTCATCGTGCTCATAGCTAGTGAGTTTTTTATTATTATCCagtttaacttctgtggctttaattCCATTGACCACTTCTTCTGTGATCTTGGTCCTGTAATGGAATTATCCTCTTCTGACATTTCAATTTTAATTTTGCAAGACTTTGTTTATTGcatctttttgcttttttttcctttcGGCCTCATCATTATTTCCTACTTTTGCATTTTCTTGGCTATCATTAAAATTTCTTCAACTTACAATAGAAGAAAAGCCTTCTCCACTTGTAGCTCGCACCTGACGACAGTGTGTTTATATTATGGCACCTTAATCACAGTCTACATGACTCCATCTGATGAGAGCTCATCCAACATCAACAAATACAGATCCCTGCTGTATTTGGTGGTGACACCATTGATGAATCCTATTATCTACAGTTTAAGGAACAAACAGATCAAGAGGGCTATGAAAAAAATGAGTAATATATTTTTGAATAGATGGACAAGGTGAAACACTTAGTGTGAAGGTAAAATATGAAGGTTTCATTAAGCTACGAATCTCAGTATCCTATTGATGAAAACATTTTCATCACCTCTCCCATCATAACCAAGATTATTAATTGTGTACTGAAATAAGAGATGAAAGACTCAAGTCAAAGAAAAGCAAATTTACTACAAAATTGATTTAAAAAATTGTATTCACCAGAATCCATTCATTTTGCAATTTGTTTAACTTGAGTGCAACAGAATGACATCTGGCGAAGAAATATTTTGCTTCAGTCTTGCTTTTTACGTGGAATTTTGTAATAAATGACACAATCTTATACTGACTGTTCCCATCTCTTGTCTTTCTGCAGATCCCTGCTCCATCCTTTTCTTGCACCCTCTGGTTACCCAACGCTCATTTTTTGGTCACCAGTGTGTTCCATGCTGATTAATCCACATGCACGCCATTGATGTTTTGTGCCAGTTACATCCGATGTCTAAAGAAACATCACAGTATAATAGTCATGTTTTATTTCCAATATTTGCATGTTTTATattctgattagagatgagcgaaccggtcctggttcggctcgaggccggttcgccgaacgggggtcccgttcgagttcggctcgtcgaacgttcgacgaaccgaactcgaacgtataggctataatgggaggcaatcacaaacacataaaaattcattataaatgtacacaaacagttaataaacattgccataacacttaccggtcctcgcgatcccttctgcactctgtctcctgccgctattccatccgatgattgctgaatcctcccggtgacctgcactgccagcagagatgcaggacctatcgtgacgtcaaaatagccatgtgaccagtcacgtggctattatctcattggctacagactggtcacatgactatgacacgtcatgtaggacctgcgagtgcatctctccggtacacggtgcacatatgtgtatcgccgtgtaccggcgacatgctctagcacacggtcgactccccgttccgttagagaccggctgacacagccggtcattaacggagatcaccgttgccatagcaacgcagttagcggtgacgtcaccgctaaccgcggctccgagagcaccgttgctatggtaacgcgtctgtcagcgttaccgctagcagccagcactgatcactcacggagtgaaggctgcacgctgcttcccgattgtagtgatgattgtagtgaggatggaggttccccagccccaagtgatgagctggtgaacctcatccttcctcactacaatcgtcactactactacactagtgaggattgtagtgaggatggaggttccccagccccaagtgatgagctggtgaatctcatcctccctcactacaatcgtcactactactacactagtgatgattgtagtgaggatggaggttccccagccccaagtgatgagctggtgaatctcatcctcactacaatcgtcactactactacactagtgatgattgtagtgaggatggaggttccccagccccaagtgatgagctggtgaatctcatcctcactacaatcgtcactactactacactagaaagaaagaagacagaagagcaggatcgtggagggctgacagggggtaataaagatggagtctctaatgtgtctgtgtatttatttctattaaagtattttttctctgtgtggtgtttttttttatccctttattggagattcttaatggccgggtcaaacgtgcctgacattaagaatctctggcttaatactggctagtaaaacaaagccagtattaactcataattacccaacaagccacccggctccagggctgttggaagagttggatacagcgccagatgatggcgcttctatgagagcgccattttctgggacggctgcggactgtaattcgcagcagaggcgcccacaaacctcgggctaacctgtgttgcggattccaatccccagctgcctagttgtacccggctggacacaaaaatggggcgaagcccacgtcatttgttttttaattatttcatgaaataagtgaaataattaaaaaaaaacgggcttccctatatttttggttcccagccgggtacaaataggcaactgggggttggaggcagcccgtggctgccagctgtacctggctagcatacaaaaatatggcgaagcccacgtcatttttttggtgggcaaaaaaattctgcatacagtcctggatggagtatgctgagccttgtaattctgcagctgctgtctgctcttctccatacagacagacagcagctgcagaactacaaggctcagcatactccatccaggactgtatgcagaagttttttgccccctgaaaaaattatgtgggctttgccatatttttgtatgctagccaggtacagcaagcaggtacggctgcccccaacccccagttgcctatttgtacccggctgggaaccaaaaataaagggaagccctttttttattatttcatgaatttcatgaaataattagaaaacaaatgacgtaggcttcgccccatttttgtgtccagccaggtacaactaggcagctggggattggaattcgcaccacaggttggcctgagctttctgggccccactgctgcgaattgcagtctgcagccgcctcagaaaatggcattttcatagaagcgccatcttctggcgctgtatccaactcttccagcacctgcctgctatacctggctagcatacaaaaatatggcgaaactcacgtcctttttttgt
Protein-coding sequences here:
- the LOC142302913 gene encoding olfactory receptor 5P81-like, whose protein sequence is MMCEENQTQVTQIRLLGFQSLSKYKPLLFILLFLSYVCILGGNLLIILLVTIVDHLKTPMFLFLKHLSIADVLLTTSVIPMMLGLILVEEGILTLWGCLIQLFAFGIFGFIQCFLIVIMSFDRYLAICRPLRYSSLMSPDLCLQLVIGSWCLVIVLIASEFFIIIQFNFCGFNSIDHFFCDLGPVMELSSSDISILILQDFVYCIFLLFFPFGLIIISYFCIFLAIIKISSTYNRRKAFSTCSSHLTTVCLYYGTLITVYMTPSDESSSNINKYRSLLYLVVTPLMNPIIYSLRNKQIKRAMKKMSNIFLNRWTR